From the genome of Streptomyces puniciscabiei:
CCCCATGAGGACGGCCGTCGGCCAACTCCGGGACGACCAGCGGGCGGTGATCACGCCGAGGGTGAAGAGGATCCCGATGTTGAGGGCGAAGGCCGGGTACTCGACGCCGTTCGGCGGCCACCAGCCCCAGCCCGCGCCCGCGAGCAGGAAGACCGTGGGCAGCACGGCCGTGACCAGCGGCCACTCGTCCCGCAGCGTGCGCAGCACGTCCCATCGGCTGTGCGGGGCGCGTTCGGCGATGTAGTGGGCGTAGCCGTGCGCGAGGGCGGAGGCGAGGGCGGTCACCAGGAGCCACACGGCGTCGTAGCGGCGGCCGGCGGCGGTCGTACGGCCGTACTGGCTGAGCGCCGCCACCATCGAGCTGGCGAGGACGGCGCCGTACACACCGCCGAACAGGACGGCCTCGCGTGTGCTGTGCCGCCGGGGCGATGCGGGGCCGGCCGCGGTGGACTCCGCCATGTTCCCCACGATCACCCGTGCCGCGCCCGGCCGCCAGTCCGGGCGGACCGACGAAGTGTCCTCCCACCAGCCCCGATGCCCCACACACTGTCGGCTCCGGCGCGGGTCGGGGCTGGCTAGGCTCGCCCGCATGACGCACAGCTTCGCGCTCCACATCCCCGAGGCCGACCTGGAACCCGAGCCTCTCGACCCGGACCAGATCGTCTCCGGCGACCCGGAGGTCACCGGGAAGGTGGTCTGGCAGTCCCCGGACGGCCGGCAGATCCGTGGCATCTGGCAGATCACGCCGGGCGTGGTCACCGACACGGAGGCGGACGAACTGTTCGTCGTGATCAGCGGTTCGGCGACGATCGAGGTCGAGGACGGGCCGACGCTGAGCGTGGGGCCGGGCGACATGGCGGTGCTGCGCGCGGGCGACCGTACGACGTGGACCGTGCACGAGACGCTGCGCAAGGCTTACGCGATCAGCCTGTGAGGACCGGGTCAAGCCGGGCTCAGCTCCTTGACGCCGCTGGTCAGCGCATCGACCACCACCCCCGGCGGAATGTCCGCTCCCCCGCTCGTGCGGGCCGCGAGCGGCAGTTCCACCTGGACTCCGCCCAGCCGGGTCAGGTTGACCGGGTTGCCGGGATGCACGCCGCGCAGGGCCGCCGGGATGGCCGTCAGGTCGGTGACGGCCGGGAACTGCGGGGCTCCGGTGGCGAGCGCCTCGGCGAGCACGCGGGCCGCGGCGCGGTTGCGGCCGCCGAGGAAGACGGTGCGCGGTGCCTCGGGGCGCATGTGGCCGTGCAGGGAGACGGTGAGGCAGACCCGCTGAAGGAACTCCCGCAGGAGTGCGCAGTGGACGGCCGTCATGCGCGGGGACGGGATGTGCACGGGCCGCCGTACCCCGGGCTGGGTGAAGACGAGGCTCGTGGCGCCGCAGCGGCGCGCCACGAGGTCCGCGAGTTCGGCCGTACCCCCTTCGTTGCTGCCGTGCAGGGCCAGCAGCCCGATCTCGCTGCCCGGCACGAGGGTCGCGACCAGCGGTGTGCCCTCGATCTCCACGTGTTCGGTGCGGGTCACCGGCTCGCCTCCTTCACTCGACCGTCGGCGCGGACATGTTGTACGGCGTGACGACCTGGATCGCGGACGGCAGCGCCGGGCCGGCCGGGGGCAGCGCGCCGTGCGCCCGCATCACGAGGTGGCAGGCCTCCCTCATGTCCTGGCGCAGGTCGTGGTGGAGCACGGCGGAGAGCCGGTGCTCGCGCAGCAGCCGGGTGTTGTCGTGGTCGAGGTCGTGCGCGATGAACACCGCGCACTCGCGGCCGAGGTCGGCGAACGCGCGCAGGGTGGCGTCGTTGCCGCCGCCGATGGAGTAGACGGCCCGGATCTCCGGGTCCCGTTCCAGGGCGGCGCGGACCAGGTCGTACTGGGTGGCGTCCAGGCCCTGCCCCTCGGCGATCTCCACCAGGGTGCGCTCCGGATGCCGGGC
Proteins encoded in this window:
- a CDS encoding poly-gamma-glutamate hydrolase family protein produces the protein MTRTEHVEIEGTPLVATLVPGSEIGLLALHGSNEGGTAELADLVARRCGATSLVFTQPGVRRPVHIPSPRMTAVHCALLREFLQRVCLTVSLHGHMRPEAPRTVFLGGRNRAAARVLAEALATGAPQFPAVTDLTAIPAALRGVHPGNPVNLTRLGGVQVELPLAARTSGGADIPPGVVVDALTSGVKELSPA
- a CDS encoding cupin domain-containing protein, which codes for MTHSFALHIPEADLEPEPLDPDQIVSGDPEVTGKVVWQSPDGRQIRGIWQITPGVVTDTEADELFVVISGSATIEVEDGPTLSVGPGDMAVLRAGDRTTWTVHETLRKAYAISL